In the Phaeobacter gallaeciensis genome, one interval contains:
- a CDS encoding cytochrome b/b6 domain-containing protein has product MQRHYVWDPLIRLFHWSLVILFAANALLTDPDERIHEVLGYVIVGLIGVRILWGVIGSRYARFSSFPPSFSGAVGQLTDIATGRVRPHRGHTPLGALMIYNLLLTILGIGLTGYLMTTDMFWGIEWPEELHEALVTWAEISVVLHIAAVIYESRRTRVNLARSMVSGYKDLPTSPPETQQ; this is encoded by the coding sequence ATGCAACGTCACTATGTCTGGGATCCGCTGATCCGTCTGTTTCACTGGTCACTTGTCATTCTGTTCGCCGCAAATGCGCTGCTGACCGATCCGGACGAACGGATTCACGAGGTATTGGGGTACGTGATCGTTGGCCTGATCGGGGTGCGCATACTCTGGGGGGTGATTGGCAGCCGTTATGCCCGGTTTTCCAGTTTCCCTCCCAGTTTCTCGGGCGCTGTCGGGCAGCTGACGGATATTGCCACTGGGCGGGTGCGTCCGCACCGGGGCCATACGCCGCTTGGCGCCCTGATGATCTACAACCTGCTGCTGACGATCCTTGGCATCGGTCTCACCGGCTATCTGATGACCACCGACATGTTCTGGGGCATCGAATGGCCCGAAGAGCTGCACGAAGCACTGGTCACCTGGGCCGAAATCTCGGTCGTGCTGCATATCGCTGCGGTGATCTATGAAAGCCGCCGCACAAGGGTCAATCTGGCGCGTTCCATGGTCTCGGGGTACAAGGACCTACCGACGAGTCCCCCGGAGACCCAACAGTGA
- a CDS encoding helix-turn-helix transcriptional regulator has protein sequence MTNSRFDPAQPSVLIALIVVQSICAAIFLGDIIADLLMPGAMNTEGRHAAIEAIATFGLIAAIVVEVRILMWLLRRKAHLEQSLKSAQGAIQEVIDTEFSAWNLTPAERDVATFLVKGLSTGEIAQMRGSAEGTVKAQLNAIYRKSGSGNRAELMSLLIDTLMGHGKDTAPEPLAKSG, from the coding sequence GTGACCAACAGCAGATTTGACCCGGCCCAACCCTCCGTTCTGATCGCCCTGATCGTCGTGCAGTCCATCTGCGCGGCGATCTTTCTGGGTGATATCATTGCCGATCTTCTGATGCCCGGCGCGATGAATACTGAAGGGCGGCACGCGGCGATCGAAGCGATTGCCACCTTCGGCCTGATCGCCGCCATCGTGGTCGAAGTCCGTATCCTGATGTGGCTCTTGCGGCGCAAGGCGCATCTGGAGCAAAGCCTGAAGAGCGCGCAGGGCGCCATTCAGGAAGTCATCGATACCGAATTTTCCGCCTGGAACCTGACCCCGGCAGAGCGGGATGTGGCGACCTTTCTAGTCAAGGGGCTGAGCACTGGCGAAATCGCCCAGATGCGCGGCAGCGCCGAAGGCACCGTCAAGGCGCAACTCAATGCCATCTACCGCAAATCCGGCAGCGGCAACCGCGCCGAGTTGATGAGCCTCCTGATCGACACGCTGATGGGTCACGGCAAGGACACCGCCCCGGAACC